The Gemmatimonadota bacterium nucleotide sequence TTGCAGACGACCCCGATGTCGCGGCCGTCGCTGAAACCGCCGGACTTGCCCATCGGCCCCGCAAAGGCGTCGGGAATCGACAAGCCTAACGTCAGCAACAAGGGCCGGGACCGGTAATAGGCGCTCACGGCGTCGTGGGGATGGGTCAGGTATTGGCCCAAGATGACCTGGGGCACATCATGCCCGCGAGCCGTGAACTGATAGGCCACCTTCTTCTCGGGGACCAGCTTGGTCTCTTCGATGTCGTCGAGCAAACGGGACACGTGGGAGAGGCGGTAGACCCGCTTCCAATCGATGGGCTGCGTCATGAGATGGCCGTCAAATCTGATGCGGCTTCTCGGTCCGGTAGGCGGTGCCTCGGAAGAGGCCCACGACCGTGCCGTCGGCCTTGGTCACGTGGACGTTATAGTAGAGGATTCGGTTACTGCGGGCCGATTCGGTGGCGGTGGCCGTCACGACCTCGCCCGGCCGGATCGCGGCGGGGTAGGTCATGCTGTTCTCGATACTGACGGCCAGATTGCCCTGGGTGTTGCAGGCAAACGCAAACGCGGTGTCCGCCAACCCGAACGACACCCCGCCGTGGCAGACGCCGAAGCCGTTGCACATCTCGGGGCGAATCGTCATCCGGAGCACCGCCCGGGCCGGGGCGATCTCGAGGATCTCGACGCCAAGCCACCGGCTGTAAGCATCGTCCCGGAGCATCCTGGTCGCCACTCGCTCGGCCCGTTGTTGGGGGTCGATCTCGGTCATGAGTAAAAACTCCCGCCCTCGTGGACCATCCGGCGGAGCAGGGGGCTCGCCCGGTAGCGGTCTTCGCCATACTCCCGGTACAACTGATCGAGTCGTTCCAGGATCTCCGCTGGGCCGATCCCGTCGGCCCAGTGGAGCAGGCCCTTCGGGTAATTGGCACCCTTCGTCATCGCGAGATCGAGATCGTCGCGGGTGGCCACTCGCCAGAACAGGGCGTCGGCCGCGGCGTTGATCAGCACCGCCAAGATCCGGGGGAAAACGGCGACGGCGAGATTGCGGTCCTTGGTCGGCTCGGGATTGACGGCGCCCGCCCGGTAGTCGAAATGCCCGCGGCCGGTCTTTCGGCCGAACAACCCGCCGTCCACCAACCGGCGCTGGCTCAAGAACGGACGGTACCGCGGATCGTATCCGAACGCTTCGAACACCGATTGCGACACCGCGTAGTTGATGTCATTGCCGATCAAGTCCATCAACTCGAACGGCCCCATCTTGAAGCCGCCGGCCTCCCGCATGGCCCAGTCGATCGTGGCCTTGTCGGCGAGCCCTTCTTCGAAAATCCGGAGGGCTTCGCTGTAGAACGGCCGGGCCACCCGGTTGACGATGAAGCCCGGCGTATCGGAGGCGATCACGGTCGTCTTACCCCAGGCGTCGAGCAACGCCCGCGACTCGCTGGTGACCGCGGGGTCGGTGAGTACCCCGGGCACGATCTCGACCAGTGGCAGCACCGGCGCGGGGTTGAAAAAGTGGATCCCGATCACCCGCTCCGGGCGGGTACAGGCGGAGGCAATGGCCGTGACCGACAGCGACGAGGTATTGGTCGCGAGCACGGCGTCAGGTCCGACGACGGCGTCGAGGCCCTTGAAGGTTGCCT carries:
- the paaI gene encoding hydroxyphenylacetyl-CoA thioesterase PaaI, which produces MTEIDPQQRAERVATRMLRDDAYSRWLGVEILEIAPARAVLRMTIRPEMCNGFGVCHGGVSFGLADTAFAFACNTQGNLAVSIENSMTYPAAIRPGEVVTATATESARSNRILYYNVHVTKADGTVVGLFRGTAYRTEKPHQI
- a CDS encoding 3-hydroxybutyryl-CoA dehydrogenase, encoding MAASVAVLGAGTMGSGIAQVAAAAGHSVILADPFAGAVDRARAAHAKTMAREVEKGRLTAAAAEQLAGRISYLTPATGDFSALAGADLVIEAILEDLSIKQATFKGLDAVVGPDAVLATNTSSLSVTAIASACTRPERVIGIHFFNPAPVLPLVEIVPGVLTDPAVTSESRALLDAWGKTTVIASDTPGFIVNRVARPFYSEALRIFEEGLADKATIDWAMREAGGFKMGPFELMDLIGNDINYAVSQSVFEAFGYDPRYRPFLSQRRLVDGGLFGRKTGRGHFDYRAGAVNPEPTKDRNLAVAVFPRILAVLINAAADALFWRVATRDDLDLAMTKGANYPKGLLHWADGIGPAEILERLDQLYREYGEDRYRASPLLRRMVHEGGSFYS